A genomic window from Lineus longissimus chromosome 17, tnLinLong1.2, whole genome shotgun sequence includes:
- the LOC135501087 gene encoding uncharacterized protein LOC135501087 isoform X14 — protein MAGWHSLSGYLFYKQGGALGKFKSKRRQWYLFDESGCQLVWYKTQEDSGTKAPLGAIEIGGSSISLNLDMNNQFVITAKGKEHVFTADNHESMMIWLLGLQAKRDAYAQKKTPSITQSGNMRRAYEYFEAMTRSFKSPSSPLQRSPSWRGSEPAVSHACTSMPDSLSRGSSFRLQSHSSRPPLIAEDEHFRPRLRKSDTINEVMNNPRAAFDNVIPAEKIEIKPTTSPVGDPKTNPWKGTRFHEMQIPLSKSFSPGLGLDEVSASSTESRRTGSILERSSSGGLNESDEDDVGDVFDYDLLAAKDEGYEVKVNTGKPLSERAESRTSNHQDVQSERTSSWSGQSSDSAIDRGETSMSELHNRLADMEKELIVDNYFLSENTKIELAKVMNREACIKTVLDKRDLAIQQLDEKLERLEHLEFTQEGNNNLSAAVYAKKLKEQCRVLQNQNRFLNEEVKKLTRIRQMEMAKFSEQEERNRDLESTIEKWKRDYLSILQSCISVPSGDILDGMEVNLYGGNRHKDRIQFLLDEAKKTNPCLPTLERLSKGEVHVDSLGFRHSYDNEGLMLHYVCTQLHEHYASLLTSHEEHQLKWKEYLLEHRNSLHKTRKRLMYRYKSCCPKELKMMIRGGIPPQYRGEVWKQLISNQCRDIITEKGQHYYSNLVNGISDSQYAGQYRKQISLDLLRTMPTNVHFDTTDADGIQKMQEVLQAYCVHSTTMGYCQGMNFIAAMSLLFMDKEDAFWCLVAMTEKYFTPHYFDHNLIGAQADQEVLKELLKEKLPKLHQHLDDLDIEISTVTLNWFLAIFFDSVPMETLLRIWDCFLLEGPKVLFRFAIAILKIHEKALLEKEDTISIMKHLKLCARLTFDSDGLIKVAFDEMRPFPRRKDIASKQTVYLKMLKEQVRKREEERRHLAEREEMFRELELTPTNALIIECASAYMDGKIWMCHGEQSSGKICKINCDENIMHDLNCEFDSRIMCITAVTEDLMLLGTLSWTLYAFSTVSREQLWNTRLHDAILDLCCHQEEGEKNKVFAALADGTIAIMEDINEDQPKSDGFYILIGHNPVTSLLLINQQLWCASGNSVVILHASTLDTMDSFAVSSTPFDHILRLMKGDHGVWIAVKGSSTLELWDTKQLVCRLLYDVRENRYYMSRRVSVDEDEENYFNPSRITAILPYDNYMWVGTARGDLIIYEITEKLLSKQGAASGVDASSNMTSTSCTTSLSSSPYTPSRSELIAKITPMDSVEEKVRELYFERMHVENEDKSNDDHDREVEDSEEHLSDAENLNKVALTPRSSQDTDSTFTDATCKTVYKTGSGSDSGVVLSKSNIVTVKSQSASGQVGMKVLEADVSHEQSKEGVHLQIFVQVQAGKDQSTVNHKCVGTDSGESESEGERLKSQDAKLDSSISENITDVLVESAESLENSKMSDSGMDKLVVPDGQWGRDVNQESEEEEFVDAEAGSATNSPKKAVKDRGEVGEEVSDDEDEICGKDNLGSSENVTTPKTHLSSISAPQVKEMIGPENGEIIDKQSENVMADSSDAVVKMDSENMENSVENVADNIDNLVPSSCQIKVESVSGDSGATTAEDHLSDDVFQDDLKAKSRKDSKGKLEKVEVKKDSLHQSHALTPDDPSQRPLSPIMERHENTSTCTTSSYQEQPKSGVSTPQKSGPDKLKVEIVVEGDSEKQEKDSQLCPQINHLGDSLETDKNSALWSSYEDMSSTREYDSQSLPSEAKDVVNPLLLGPQWGRKDRRPSSGVVSATSDFPYTYDMTLLVKMKISDKPIKALLKTRSGGEDVVISCAGCYSDDEPVLKWRKEANEKLWTNEPIFEICQLTNTPKPPSYMRHRLSFSSMSQRSGDSSGPQSVSSPRMSIS, from the exons ATGGCTGGCTGGCACAGTCTCTCTGGCTACCTCTTCTATAAACAGGGTGGTG CCCTGGGCAAGTTCAAGTCCAAACGACGTCAGTGGTATCTTTTCGATGAATCAGGATGTCAGTTAGTCTGGTACAAGACCCAAGAGGATTCTGGGACCAAGGCACCACTAGGGGCCATCGAGATAGGTGGTTCTTCTATCTCTCTCAATCTCGACATGAATAATCAGTTTGTTATAAC GGCCAAGGGTAAAGAACATGTGTTTACTGCTGACAACCATGAGTCCATGATGATATGGCTGCTGGGCCTTCAG GCCAAACGGGATGCCTATGCACAGAAGAAGACTCCATCCATAACTCAGTCGGGAAACATGCGAAGA GCTTATGAATATTTTGAAGCAATGACAAGAAGTTTTAAG AGTCCAAGTAGCCCCTTGCAAAGGAGTCCCTCTTGG cgAGGTTCCGAGCCGGCCGTGTCACACGCCTGCACAAGTATGCCCGACTCGTTATCCCGCGGCAGTTCTTTCCGTCTTCAGTCACATTCCAGTCGTCCGCCCTTAATCGCAGAGGACGAGCACTTCCGGCCAAGGTTGAGGAAATCAGACACAATAAACGAGGTGATGAACAATCCAAGGGCAGCATTTGATAATG TGATTCCAGccgaaaaaattgaaattaagcCAACAACTTCTCCAGTAGGAGATCCAAAAACCAATCCGTGGAAAG GTACACGTTTCCACGAGATGCAGATCCCACTTTCGAAAAGTTTCTCCCCTGGTCTTGGTCTTGACGAGGTCAGCGCCAGCAGCACGGAGAGCAGACGCACCGGAAGCATCTTAGAACGATCGTCCAGCGGCGGTTTGAACGAAAGCGACGAAGATGATGTTGGGGACGTTTTCGATTACGATCTTCTAGCAGCAAAAGATGAAGGctatgaggtcaaggtcaatacaGGGAAGCCTTTATCAGAACGGGCGGAATCGCGGACTTCCAATCATCAGGATGTTCAAAGCGAGAGAACGAG TTCTTGGTCAGGCCAGTCGAGTGATTCTGCCATCGACCGTGGGGAGACCAGCATGAGTGAACTTCATAACAGACTTGCCGATATGGAGAAGGAACTCAT TGTCGACAATTACTTTTTGTCTGA GAATACCAAGATTGAGCTGGCCAAAGTGATGAATCGGGAGGCTTGTATCAAGACTGTCTTGGACAAGAGAGACTTGGCCATTCAACAGTTAGATGAGAAATTGGAGAGATTAGAACATTTGGAGTTCACGCAGGAGGGAAATAATAA TCTGTCTGCAGCAGTGTATGCTAAGAAGCTTAAGGAACAGTGCCGAGTCTTACAGAACCAGAATCGCTTCCTCAACGAGGAGGTGAAAAAACTTACCAGGATTAGACAGATGGAGATGGCCAAATTCTCAGAACAAGAAGA ACGGAATCGAGACTTGGAGTCGACGATTGAGAAATGGAAGCGGGACTACCTCTCTATCCTTCAGTCATGTATCTCGGTGCCTTCAGGAGACATCTTGGATGGTATGGAGGTGAATCTGTATGGAGGGAACAGG CACAAGGACAGAATCCAGTTCCTGCTCGATGAGGCAAAGAAGACAAACCCATGTCTCCCGACATTAGAAAG ATTGTCCAAGGGGGAGGTGCATGTAGATAGCCTCGGCTTCAGACACAGCTATGACAATGAGGGTTTGATGCTGCACTATGTGTGCACCCAGCTCCACGAGCACTACGCCTCTCTCCTCACCAGTCATGAGGAGCACCAACTCAAGTGGAAGGAGTATCTCTTAGAACACAGGAACAGCCTTCATAAAACA AGAAAAAGACTAATGTATAGATATAAATCTTGCTGCCCG AAAGAACTGAAGATGATGATCCGAGGAGGAATCCCTCCCCAGTACAGGGGCGAGGTCTGGAAGCAGCTGATCAGTAACCAATGCCGTGATATCATCACGGAGAAAGGCCAACATTACTATAGCAACCTGGTCAATGGCATCTCAGATTCACAG TATGCTGGTCAGTATAGAAAACAAATCTCACTGGATCTGCTGCGGACGATGCCGACTAATGTTCACTTCGACACCACAGATGCCGACGGG ATTCAAAAGATGCAGGAGGTGTTGCAGGCATATTGCGTCCACAGCACAACCATGGGCTACTGCCAGGGGATGAACTTCATTGCAGCTATGAGCTTATTGTTTATGGACAAGGAAGATGCATTTTG GTGCTTGGTAGCTATGACAGAAAAGTACTTCACTCCTCATTACTTCGATCACAACCTGATCGGGGCGCAGGCTGACCAAGAAGTCCTCAAGGAACTCCTCAAAGAGAAGTTACCCAAGCTCCACCAGCATTtggatgaccttgacattgagaTTTCCACAGTGACCTTGAACTGGTTCTTGGCGATATTCTTCGATTCAGTCCCGATGGAG ACTCTACTCCGCATATGGGACTGCTTCCTTCTCGAGGGTCCCAAAGTCCTGTTCCGTTTTGCCATCGCCATTTTGAAGATTCACGAGAAAGCGCTCTTGGAGAAGGAGGATACAATTAGCATCATGAAGCATCTCAAATTGTGTGCTAGACTGACGTTCGATTCTGATGGCCTCATAAAG GTTGcttttgatgaaatgaggccTTTCCCGCGGAGGAAGGACATTGCCAGTAAACAGACCGTCTATCTCAAGATGTTGAAAGAGCAGGTCCGAAAGCGTGAAGAGGAGAGGCGCCACCTAGctgaaagagaagaaatg TTCCGTGAGCTAGAGCTGACTCCCACTAACGCGCTTATCATCGAGTGTGCCTCAGCATACATGGATGGTAAAATCTGGATGTGTCACGGCGAGCAGAGTTCAGGCAAGATCTGTAAGATCAACTGTGATGAGAACATAATGCATGACTTGAACTGCGAG TTTGATTCTCGCATCATGTGTATCACTGCCGTGACAGAAGACCTCATGTTGTTGGGCACACTCTCATGGACACTGTATGCATTCTCCACTGTATCGAG GGAGCAGCTCTGGAACACACGACTTCACGATGCAATACTTGACCTGTGCTGCCATCAAGAAGAGGGGGAGAAAAATAAAGTGTTTGCAGCATTGGCCGATGGGACGATAGCTATAATGGAGGACATCAATGAAGACCAACCCAAAAGTGATGGCTTCTACATTCTGATTGGACACAACCCTGTGACATCATTACTACTGATCAACCAGCAGCTGTGGTGTGCCAGTGGGAACAGTGTGGTCATCCTCCATGCGAG CACATTGGACACAATGGATAGCTTTGCTGTCTCCAGCACCCCCTTCGATCATATCCTCCGCCTCATGAAAGGTGACCACGGAGTGTGGATTGCTGTCAAGGGGTCGTCAACACTGGAATTATGGGATACCAAACAACTGGTTTGTCGTTTACTTTACGATGTACGCGAAAACCGATATTATATGTCCAGACGGGTAAGTGTGGATGAG GATGAagagaattatttcaacccttcAAGGATCACTGCCATCTTGCCTTATGATAATTACATGTGGGTTGGGACGGCACGAGGCGACCTCATCATTTATGAGATTACAGAGAAACTG CTGAGTAAACAGGGGGCAGCATCAGGTGTGGACGCTTCATCCAACATGACCTCGACCAGCTGCACAACAAGCTTATCCAGCTCCCCCTATACGCCAAGCCGGAGTGAACTCATTGCCAAGATAACACCAATGGACTCAGTGGAAGAAAAGGTTCGGGAGTTGTATTTTGAACGAATGCACGTCGAG AATGAAGACAAGAGTAACGACGACCATGACAGGGAGGTGGAAGACTCTGAGGAGCATTTGAGTGATGCCGAAAACCTCAACAAGGTGGCGTTGACTCCTAGAAGCTCGCAGGACACCGACAGCACATTCACTGACGCCACTTGCAAGACCGTGTACAAAACTGGGAGTGGCTCGGACAGTGGAGTAGTGTTATCAAAAAGTAACATAGTTACTGTGAAAAGTCAATCGGCATCCGGGCAGGTTGGAATGAAGGTCCTTGAAGCAGATGTTAGCCATGAACAGTCAAAGGAGGGTGTTCATTTACAGATTTTTGTCCAAGTTCAGGCGGGAAAAGATCAGAGTACCGTCAATCATAAGTGTGTCGGGACGGATTCTGGTGAGAGTGAAAGTGAGGGGGAGAGGTTAAAATCTCAAGACGCGAAATTAGACAGTtctatttctgaaaatataaCTGATGTTCTGGTGGAATCTGCAGAATCTCTAGAAAATTCCAAAATGTCTGACTCTGGAATGGATAAGCTGGTGGTGCCAGATGGACAGTGGGGGCGGGATGTAAATCAGGAATCTGAGGAAGAAGAGTTTGTCGATGCAGAGGCGGGGAGTGCGACAAACAGCCCAAAGAAGGCTGTCAAGGACAGAGGTGAGGTTGGTGAGGAGGTGTCAGACGACGAGGATGAAATCTGTGGAAAGGACAATTTGGGGTCATCTGAGAACGTGACGACTCCAAAGACACATTTGAGTTCAATAAGTGCTCCTCAGGTGAAAGAAATGATTGGTCCTGAGAATGGTGAAATTATTGACAAACAAAGTGAGAATGTTATGGCAGACAGCTCTGACGCTGTGGTGAAAATGGACagtgaaaacatggaaaattcaGTTGAAAATGTTGCAGATAACATTGATAATCTAGTGCCAAGTTCATGTCAGATTAAAGTAGAAAGTGTGAGTGGTGATTCTGGTGCCACAACTGCTGAGGACCACCTTAGCGATGATGTATTTCAAGATGATTTAAAGGCAAAGTCGAGAAAGGATTCCAAAGGAAAGTTGGAAAAAGTTGAAGTGAAAAAAGACAGCCTTCATCAGTCCCATGCTTTAACTCCAGATGATCCATCACAGCGCCCTCTGTCTCCAATAATGGAACGACATGAGAACACCAGTACGTGTACCACAAGTAGCTACCAAGAACAACCGAAAAGTGGTGTGAGCACGCCACAGAAATCTGGCCCAGACAAGTTGAAAGTCGAAATTGTTGTTGAGGGCGATTCAGAAAAGCAAGAAAAGGATTCTCAATTATGTCCACAAATAAATCATTTAGGGGATAGTTTAGAAACGGATAAGAATTCGGCACTGTGGTCAAGTTATGAGGATATGTCCTCTACGAGAGAGTATGATTCACAATCTCTGCCGTCCGAGGCGAAGGATGTTGTCAACCCATTGCTGTTGGGGCCGCAGTGGGGTCGTAAAGATCGGAGACCGTCCTCGGGAGTTGTTTCGGCGACTAGCGACTTCCCGTACACATATGACATGACACTGCTGGTCAAGATGAAGATCAGTGATAAACCGATCAAGGCCTTATTGAAAACCAG GAGCGGTGGTGAGGATGTTGTCATATCTTGTGCTGGTTGCTATAGCGATGACGAACCCGTTCTTAAATGGCGAAAAGAGGCAAATGAG AAACTTTGGACGAACGAGCCAATATTTGAGATCTGCCAGCTGACGAATACACCAAAGCCGCCATCTTACATGCGCCATCGGCTTAGTTTCTCGTCGATGTCACAGAGGAGTGGTGATAGCAGCGGTCCGCAGTCAGTCTCCTCACCGAGAATGAGTATCAGTTAG
- the LOC135501087 gene encoding uncharacterized protein LOC135501087 isoform X18 gives MAGWHSLSGYLFYKQGGALGKFKSKRRQWYLFDESGCQLVWYKTQEDSGTKAPLGAIEIGGSSISLNLDMNNQFVITAKGKEHVFTADNHESMMIWLLGLQAKRDAYAQKKTPSITQSGNMRRSPSSPLQRSPSWRGSEPAVSHACTSMPDSLSRGSSFRLQSHSSRPPLIAEDEHFRPRLRKSDTINEVMNNPRAAFDNVIPAEKIEIKPTTSPVGDPKTNPWKGTRFHEMQIPLSKSFSPGLGLDEVSASSTESRRTGSILERSSSGGLNESDEDDVGDVFDYDLLAAKDEGYEVKVNTGKPLSERAESRTSNHQDVQSERTSSWSGQSSDSAIDRGETSMSELHNRLADMEKELIVDNYFLSENTKIELAKVMNREACIKTVLDKRDLAIQQLDEKLERLEHLEFTQEGNNNLSAAVYAKKLKEQCRVLQNQNRFLNEEVKKLTRIRQMEMAKFSEQEERNRDLESTIEKWKRDYLSILQSCISVPSGDILDGMEVNLYGGNRHKDRIQFLLDEAKKTNPCLPTLERLSKGEVHVDSLGFRHSYDNEGLMLHYVCTQLHEHYASLLTSHEEHQLKWKEYLLEHRNSLHKTRKRLMYRYKSCCPKELKMMIRGGIPPQYRGEVWKQLISNQCRDIITEKGQHYYSNLVNGISDSQYAGQYRKQISLDLLRTMPTNVHFDTTDADGIQKMQEVLQAYCVHSTTMGYCQGMNFIAAMSLLFMDKEDAFWCLVAMTEKYFTPHYFDHNLIGAQADQEVLKELLKEKLPKLHQHLDDLDIEISTVTLNWFLAIFFDSVPMETLLRIWDCFLLEGPKVLFRFAIAILKIHEKALLEKEDTISIMKHLKLCARLTFDSDGLIKVAFDEMRPFPRRKDIASKQTVYLKMLKEQVRKREEERRHLAEREEMFRELELTPTNALIIECASAYMDGKIWMCHGEQSSGKICKINCDENIMHDLNCEFDSRIMCITAVTEDLMLLGTLSWTLYAFSTVSREQLWNTRLHDAILDLCCHQEEGEKNKVFAALADGTIAIMEDINEDQPKSDGFYILIGHNPVTSLLLINQQLWCASGNSVVILHASTLDTMDSFAVSSTPFDHILRLMKGDHGVWIAVKGSSTLELWDTKQLVCRLLYDVRENRYYMSRRVSVDEDEENYFNPSRITAILPYDNYMWVGTARGDLIIYEITEKLLSKQGAASGVDASSNMTSTSCTTSLSSSPYTPSRSELIAKITPMDSVEEKVRELYFERMHVENEDKSNDDHDREVEDSEEHLSDAENLNKVALTPRSSQDTDSTFTDATCKTVYKTGSGSDSGVVLSKSNIVTVKSQSASGQVGMKVLEADVSHEQSKEGVHLQIFVQVQAGKDQSTVNHKCVGTDSGESESEGERLKSQDAKLDSSISENITDVLVESAESLENSKMSDSGMDKLVVPDGQWGRDVNQESEEEEFVDAEAGSATNSPKKAVKDRGEVGEEVSDDEDEICGKDNLGSSENVTTPKTHLSSISAPQVKEMIGPENGEIIDKQSENVMADSSDAVVKMDSENMENSVENVADNIDNLVPSSCQIKVESVSGDSGATTAEDHLSDDVFQDDLKAKSRKDSKGKLEKVEVKKDSLHQSHALTPDDPSQRPLSPIMERHENTSTCTTSSYQEQPKSGVSTPQKSGPDKLKVEIVVEGDSEKQEKDSQLCPQINHLGDSLETDKNSALWSSYEDMSSTREYDSQSLPSEAKDVVNPLLLGPQWGRKDRRPSSGVVSATSDFPYTYDMTLLVKMKISDKPIKALLKTRSGGEDVVISCAGCYSDDEPVLKWRKEANEKLWTNEPIFEICQLTNTPKPPSYMRHRLSFSSMSQRSGDSSGPQSVSSPRMSIS, from the exons ATGGCTGGCTGGCACAGTCTCTCTGGCTACCTCTTCTATAAACAGGGTGGTG CCCTGGGCAAGTTCAAGTCCAAACGACGTCAGTGGTATCTTTTCGATGAATCAGGATGTCAGTTAGTCTGGTACAAGACCCAAGAGGATTCTGGGACCAAGGCACCACTAGGGGCCATCGAGATAGGTGGTTCTTCTATCTCTCTCAATCTCGACATGAATAATCAGTTTGTTATAAC GGCCAAGGGTAAAGAACATGTGTTTACTGCTGACAACCATGAGTCCATGATGATATGGCTGCTGGGCCTTCAG GCCAAACGGGATGCCTATGCACAGAAGAAGACTCCATCCATAACTCAGTCGGGAAACATGCGAAGA AGTCCAAGTAGCCCCTTGCAAAGGAGTCCCTCTTGG cgAGGTTCCGAGCCGGCCGTGTCACACGCCTGCACAAGTATGCCCGACTCGTTATCCCGCGGCAGTTCTTTCCGTCTTCAGTCACATTCCAGTCGTCCGCCCTTAATCGCAGAGGACGAGCACTTCCGGCCAAGGTTGAGGAAATCAGACACAATAAACGAGGTGATGAACAATCCAAGGGCAGCATTTGATAATG TGATTCCAGccgaaaaaattgaaattaagcCAACAACTTCTCCAGTAGGAGATCCAAAAACCAATCCGTGGAAAG GTACACGTTTCCACGAGATGCAGATCCCACTTTCGAAAAGTTTCTCCCCTGGTCTTGGTCTTGACGAGGTCAGCGCCAGCAGCACGGAGAGCAGACGCACCGGAAGCATCTTAGAACGATCGTCCAGCGGCGGTTTGAACGAAAGCGACGAAGATGATGTTGGGGACGTTTTCGATTACGATCTTCTAGCAGCAAAAGATGAAGGctatgaggtcaaggtcaatacaGGGAAGCCTTTATCAGAACGGGCGGAATCGCGGACTTCCAATCATCAGGATGTTCAAAGCGAGAGAACGAG TTCTTGGTCAGGCCAGTCGAGTGATTCTGCCATCGACCGTGGGGAGACCAGCATGAGTGAACTTCATAACAGACTTGCCGATATGGAGAAGGAACTCAT TGTCGACAATTACTTTTTGTCTGA GAATACCAAGATTGAGCTGGCCAAAGTGATGAATCGGGAGGCTTGTATCAAGACTGTCTTGGACAAGAGAGACTTGGCCATTCAACAGTTAGATGAGAAATTGGAGAGATTAGAACATTTGGAGTTCACGCAGGAGGGAAATAATAA TCTGTCTGCAGCAGTGTATGCTAAGAAGCTTAAGGAACAGTGCCGAGTCTTACAGAACCAGAATCGCTTCCTCAACGAGGAGGTGAAAAAACTTACCAGGATTAGACAGATGGAGATGGCCAAATTCTCAGAACAAGAAGA ACGGAATCGAGACTTGGAGTCGACGATTGAGAAATGGAAGCGGGACTACCTCTCTATCCTTCAGTCATGTATCTCGGTGCCTTCAGGAGACATCTTGGATGGTATGGAGGTGAATCTGTATGGAGGGAACAGG CACAAGGACAGAATCCAGTTCCTGCTCGATGAGGCAAAGAAGACAAACCCATGTCTCCCGACATTAGAAAG ATTGTCCAAGGGGGAGGTGCATGTAGATAGCCTCGGCTTCAGACACAGCTATGACAATGAGGGTTTGATGCTGCACTATGTGTGCACCCAGCTCCACGAGCACTACGCCTCTCTCCTCACCAGTCATGAGGAGCACCAACTCAAGTGGAAGGAGTATCTCTTAGAACACAGGAACAGCCTTCATAAAACA AGAAAAAGACTAATGTATAGATATAAATCTTGCTGCCCG AAAGAACTGAAGATGATGATCCGAGGAGGAATCCCTCCCCAGTACAGGGGCGAGGTCTGGAAGCAGCTGATCAGTAACCAATGCCGTGATATCATCACGGAGAAAGGCCAACATTACTATAGCAACCTGGTCAATGGCATCTCAGATTCACAG TATGCTGGTCAGTATAGAAAACAAATCTCACTGGATCTGCTGCGGACGATGCCGACTAATGTTCACTTCGACACCACAGATGCCGACGGG ATTCAAAAGATGCAGGAGGTGTTGCAGGCATATTGCGTCCACAGCACAACCATGGGCTACTGCCAGGGGATGAACTTCATTGCAGCTATGAGCTTATTGTTTATGGACAAGGAAGATGCATTTTG GTGCTTGGTAGCTATGACAGAAAAGTACTTCACTCCTCATTACTTCGATCACAACCTGATCGGGGCGCAGGCTGACCAAGAAGTCCTCAAGGAACTCCTCAAAGAGAAGTTACCCAAGCTCCACCAGCATTtggatgaccttgacattgagaTTTCCACAGTGACCTTGAACTGGTTCTTGGCGATATTCTTCGATTCAGTCCCGATGGAG ACTCTACTCCGCATATGGGACTGCTTCCTTCTCGAGGGTCCCAAAGTCCTGTTCCGTTTTGCCATCGCCATTTTGAAGATTCACGAGAAAGCGCTCTTGGAGAAGGAGGATACAATTAGCATCATGAAGCATCTCAAATTGTGTGCTAGACTGACGTTCGATTCTGATGGCCTCATAAAG GTTGcttttgatgaaatgaggccTTTCCCGCGGAGGAAGGACATTGCCAGTAAACAGACCGTCTATCTCAAGATGTTGAAAGAGCAGGTCCGAAAGCGTGAAGAGGAGAGGCGCCACCTAGctgaaagagaagaaatg TTCCGTGAGCTAGAGCTGACTCCCACTAACGCGCTTATCATCGAGTGTGCCTCAGCATACATGGATGGTAAAATCTGGATGTGTCACGGCGAGCAGAGTTCAGGCAAGATCTGTAAGATCAACTGTGATGAGAACATAATGCATGACTTGAACTGCGAG TTTGATTCTCGCATCATGTGTATCACTGCCGTGACAGAAGACCTCATGTTGTTGGGCACACTCTCATGGACACTGTATGCATTCTCCACTGTATCGAG GGAGCAGCTCTGGAACACACGACTTCACGATGCAATACTTGACCTGTGCTGCCATCAAGAAGAGGGGGAGAAAAATAAAGTGTTTGCAGCATTGGCCGATGGGACGATAGCTATAATGGAGGACATCAATGAAGACCAACCCAAAAGTGATGGCTTCTACATTCTGATTGGACACAACCCTGTGACATCATTACTACTGATCAACCAGCAGCTGTGGTGTGCCAGTGGGAACAGTGTGGTCATCCTCCATGCGAG CACATTGGACACAATGGATAGCTTTGCTGTCTCCAGCACCCCCTTCGATCATATCCTCCGCCTCATGAAAGGTGACCACGGAGTGTGGATTGCTGTCAAGGGGTCGTCAACACTGGAATTATGGGATACCAAACAACTGGTTTGTCGTTTACTTTACGATGTACGCGAAAACCGATATTATATGTCCAGACGGGTAAGTGTGGATGAG GATGAagagaattatttcaacccttcAAGGATCACTGCCATCTTGCCTTATGATAATTACATGTGGGTTGGGACGGCACGAGGCGACCTCATCATTTATGAGATTACAGAGAAACTG CTGAGTAAACAGGGGGCAGCATCAGGTGTGGACGCTTCATCCAACATGACCTCGACCAGCTGCACAACAAGCTTATCCAGCTCCCCCTATACGCCAAGCCGGAGTGAACTCATTGCCAAGATAACACCAATGGACTCAGTGGAAGAAAAGGTTCGGGAGTTGTATTTTGAACGAATGCACGTCGAG AATGAAGACAAGAGTAACGACGACCATGACAGGGAGGTGGAAGACTCTGAGGAGCATTTGAGTGATGCCGAAAACCTCAACAAGGTGGCGTTGACTCCTAGAAGCTCGCAGGACACCGACAGCACATTCACTGACGCCACTTGCAAGACCGTGTACAAAACTGGGAGTGGCTCGGACAGTGGAGTAGTGTTATCAAAAAGTAACATAGTTACTGTGAAAAGTCAATCGGCATCCGGGCAGGTTGGAATGAAGGTCCTTGAAGCAGATGTTAGCCATGAACAGTCAAAGGAGGGTGTTCATTTACAGATTTTTGTCCAAGTTCAGGCGGGAAAAGATCAGAGTACCGTCAATCATAAGTGTGTCGGGACGGATTCTGGTGAGAGTGAAAGTGAGGGGGAGAGGTTAAAATCTCAAGACGCGAAATTAGACAGTtctatttctgaaaatataaCTGATGTTCTGGTGGAATCTGCAGAATCTCTAGAAAATTCCAAAATGTCTGACTCTGGAATGGATAAGCTGGTGGTGCCAGATGGACAGTGGGGGCGGGATGTAAATCAGGAATCTGAGGAAGAAGAGTTTGTCGATGCAGAGGCGGGGAGTGCGACAAACAGCCCAAAGAAGGCTGTCAAGGACAGAGGTGAGGTTGGTGAGGAGGTGTCAGACGACGAGGATGAAATCTGTGGAAAGGACAATTTGGGGTCATCTGAGAACGTGACGACTCCAAAGACACATTTGAGTTCAATAAGTGCTCCTCAGGTGAAAGAAATGATTGGTCCTGAGAATGGTGAAATTATTGACAAACAAAGTGAGAATGTTATGGCAGACAGCTCTGACGCTGTGGTGAAAATGGACagtgaaaacatggaaaattcaGTTGAAAATGTTGCAGATAACATTGATAATCTAGTGCCAAGTTCATGTCAGATTAAAGTAGAAAGTGTGAGTGGTGATTCTGGTGCCACAACTGCTGAGGACCACCTTAGCGATGATGTATTTCAAGATGATTTAAAGGCAAAGTCGAGAAAGGATTCCAAAGGAAAGTTGGAAAAAGTTGAAGTGAAAAAAGACAGCCTTCATCAGTCCCATGCTTTAACTCCAGATGATCCATCACAGCGCCCTCTGTCTCCAATAATGGAACGACATGAGAACACCAGTACGTGTACCACAAGTAGCTACCAAGAACAACCGAAAAGTGGTGTGAGCACGCCACAGAAATCTGGCCCAGACAAGTTGAAAGTCGAAATTGTTGTTGAGGGCGATTCAGAAAAGCAAGAAAAGGATTCTCAATTATGTCCACAAATAAATCATTTAGGGGATAGTTTAGAAACGGATAAGAATTCGGCACTGTGGTCAAGTTATGAGGATATGTCCTCTACGAGAGAGTATGATTCACAATCTCTGCCGTCCGAGGCGAAGGATGTTGTCAACCCATTGCTGTTGGGGCCGCAGTGGGGTCGTAAAGATCGGAGACCGTCCTCGGGAGTTGTTTCGGCGACTAGCGACTTCCCGTACACATATGACATGACACTGCTGGTCAAGATGAAGATCAGTGATAAACCGATCAAGGCCTTATTGAAAACCAG GAGCGGTGGTGAGGATGTTGTCATATCTTGTGCTGGTTGCTATAGCGATGACGAACCCGTTCTTAAATGGCGAAAAGAGGCAAATGAG AAACTTTGGACGAACGAGCCAATATTTGAGATCTGCCAGCTGACGAATACACCAAAGCCGCCATCTTACATGCGCCATCGGCTTAGTTTCTCGTCGATGTCACAGAGGAGTGGTGATAGCAGCGGTCCGCAGTCAGTCTCCTCACCGAGAATGAGTATCAGTTAG